Part of the Melitaea cinxia chromosome 6, ilMelCinx1.1, whole genome shotgun sequence genome is shown below.
gctgaccccgcaaacgttgttttgccatataagtTTAATAACCCCCTTACCCCCCCCCGCTTATGGTTTAGGGGtctgaaaaatagatgttggctatTCTCAGCCCTAACCGATATTCACAGAGAATTTCATAATAATCGGTCCAGCCACGTCGGagaagtatggtaactaacattgtgacacgagaattttatgtataagcacttcagcctgaaatatcccactactaggcataggcctctttccccatgtaggagaagggtcagagcttaatccacaacgctgctcctatgcgggttggcggatatattccttactatgagtaacgatcgctatcgggtgtacacgataacaaccgggaccgacggcttaacgtgctctccgagacacggtggggagacccacaaggactgcacaaatactcagaccacggcaaacacctgtatggccaatacaaatgtttgtcatctgcGGGGAtccaacccgcaaccgccagcgcaacaggtacaatccatggctgtgacctctgcgccaacgcggcgtctttttataagatttagatataattatgtacatcatttttaaaatatgaatacattTCTATTACATAAAACTGTCAAtatttaaaacagaaatatttaaatggaatacaaaattcttaaattgattttcaaataatttttagcagactttaaaaaaaggaggaggttactcaattcgaccgtatatatatatatatatatattttttatgtatgtttggggataactccgtcgtttatgaaccgattttgataattctttttttttggaaaggagatatccctagtttggtaccatgataaggaaaccaggatctgatgacagggtcccagagaaatcgagagaaactctcgaaaatctgcataaatttttactatgtgtaccgattttgatgatttttaatttaatcgatagccgatgtttatcatgtggccacatttaaatttcatcgagatctgattacaacttttggagtaatctttgataatgcgtatttacttgactattttttcgtctacctatgttgtattacttgtcgatataattgaagtcggtttttcttcgtttgcctgcaaacacaattatcttataatatgttttagttgccttttatattatatgtctTTCTTAACGATGATTATTTTAAGAGCACATTTGCACTAAATGTTTCGACTAATGAGTAGATTTATGTACTTTTTTTCGAGTAAACATTTCACTCTTGACATTATTAGTTGTCAAACATTCAAAGGTTATTTTCTTACTAAATATTACAATGggtattttctttttcagatcTTCTTCGTTATGCGTAAGAAGTTTGACCATGTTTCGAAGTTGCATGTTATTCACCACGGCATTATGCCTATGTCGGTCTGGTTCGGAGTCAAGTTCACGCCAGGTAAGTTTAAGTAAACTATAATAGAGAAACCGGTAAAACGAGTCTCGTGGCTTGTTTAATAGTAAAGTATACCTACAGCTTTGTTGTCCCTGTCGTCATCgactttgtaaataataaaagaacaatTAGCTTATTTCGATTATAGAATACTTTGTAATGCGGAGTTAAATAGCGTGTTATAAACACATTATTCAGGTGTGGTAGTTGCAAGTGTCATGAAGTAAGTTTTTAGCCGTCTTTAATCCAAAATGTATAAGTTAGAATATATTATTGACATTTACTATGTAGTTGTTACAACGTAGATAAATAGTCCCGGAACAGGTTTTCTTGATTTTAACGCCTTTATCATTTTACATACGTATTTGCACGCGATGAAACTGAGTCTTTATTgtctttttaaagaaaaataacgtCGTAAATATGCTCGTCACGATATATACATGTTCCGCTAAGgttatacttacatattatgatttaatataaataacattactgTACATAATCCTTTGTTTAGagacctttaaaaaaaacatagaagCTATTTTTTTTCCGTTACAATTCAGTTACATTCATCACTAAATTTTAATTCAGTAAGATAATAAATAGCTTATTCTACAACAATATTTACATGATTTTGTTCCTTTTAAGAGtatatacctactaataaataaatatatatttaaatttatttataatttgtatttcgAACGGAATAAATATCTCAAAATAGATGAAACAAATTGATTTAAATCGGAAGTACCTTACcatgtaaataataaagtgtACACGTAAAACAAATGGAGTAAAAACTCAAGGCAGTCTACGTCTTAAGATATTGAACCTTTGATCCTTAATAGTCGCAAGAAGAAACCTTCCGTAACTAGTTACTTGTTTGTCTTATAATTAATCTAACTAGTTTTAATATAcctcatattattatttctatttgttGCAATTGttaaataagttatatattttttttattatataatttaatcaaatgtTTTTACCAATTAAACGTTTCAAATGACAGTATTTGCGTTTACTTTTAAGTTATCGTAACGTATTACGACGTTGTAAAATCATAGACTCAGGTAATTATAGATACAGGTGGTTATGATCAAGGTGATTAATCCCTCTACAAGCTATTGTTTGCTCAAAGCTTAGAGTAAACGAAATCGTGTTAGTTATTcgcactaaaataaataaaatagctaaATAAAAGATATCCTTTCATACGATTCTAGAATGACTATATTAGCAGTATTTTTGCtagactaaaattaaataacaatatttttatgaatagttTGTACATGGAAAACAATAGCCTAATCGATTACatgtgttataaattttttaattgaaatacaataataaagaaGGCTAAATTTTAATCTAACTGTTGGtggaatgtaaaaataaaatgaagttaaaattagaTAATTAACACTTGGTATGTAAAAACAAAtgtgttgtgctgtgtggctgcggcactaaagaatttagccaccccctctcttcccgtgggtgtcgtaagaggcgactaagggataacaaggttccacaaccatcttggaacttaagaagccgaccgatggcgggataaccatccaactgctggctttgaaatacacaggccgaagtccgaagacgggcagcagtgtctttggtgcgacaaagccagtactgcggtcaccaacccgcctgcccagcgtggtgactatgggcaaaacacatgagtttacgttatttttgacgtaaacttgtggaggcctgtgtccagcagtggactgtataggctgtaatgatgatgtaaaaaatacaagtattaaAGCTCCTGCGAACTATGATGAGTTTTATAactaactatatttatataaagtttttaaaaacaaaaaatatatctaaagtagaaataaatatttttataacaaactatatttgtataaagtcgctaaaaacaaaaaatttatctaaagtagaaataaataatttagtaaatacaatgaaaagataaaaattaatatttgaaatggtataataatatgtaatatagaAGCCATCCTAAATGAAAACCTTAAAACCCTGCACGCCTCACATTTCAaccacaaaacaaaaaaaaacgtttacattTTATCGGCTCAGGTAACATATTAATCTTAAACGCATTCCAATAAATCTGATTTCGactgcaaaatatttttatagcttacattaattaaaagttacgttattttatttaggccTTGTCTTACTAGCTGCGGATAaagctatttgacggatgacggtatccgACAGTTAAgttttttgattcattattattttttgtcagCAAGTTCTActaatatttataagatatttctattcgcataataataaaataatatatgcaaTATTCATCTTAAAGTTTCAGTTTATTATTGATGAGAAACAGATCCTTCTGGCTTATTCGACCGTCCCGCTTTTAAAATCTATTTCTATCGTCATTCAACAAATAGCGTTTATCCACTACCGGTGGAACAAGCTTTTAGACTAATAATGATGTGAGCAACAGTATTATTCCATTAGTCGGTTGTTGtacagttttttaaatgtgGAAAATACCACAACATAGCTTTAAAGTTTAAGATTACATATATCACAGGCGGCATGTATTTAATCTATAAAGCGGAATGGTAATTTAATTCGGTACGTGTACGTGTGTATTGGTTGCGTACATACACAAACGTACGacgtatataattaaataatctacGCGGGCGTTCACCGTACGCAATTATGTTATATTCTTACAAATTCACATCTTATTATGTATTGTGcttgatattttaaagtaaacgCAAATACTGTGATTTGAAACGTTTAATTCGTAAAAAcatttgattataaaaaatatactgttataaaattattatgtataataatataaaatattgtatattatttttatgataacaattatATTCTTATAGCAAACGGTTTCGTTTCTACTTTATAGTAGGTATACGCAAATATTCtatacaaagtaaataaaattggagtctctgtttataatatcaaaatatccgctttttactaaatgcatatggatgtatacacggtacatataccaaaataacattttttacaatttttgcctgtctgtctgtctgtctatttttttccggctaatctctgaaacggttggaccaattttgatgcgAATTTAACTGGAaaatagctaatgtaataaggagcaacttagactacttttattttagaaatttattttgtaactctgtgaactaaacaataatttttttgttaaatttcacgcggacgaagtcgctggtACAGCTAGTTATACAACAAAATCCTGCAAACGATTATACAATTTCAAACGATTACGAtgatatacgaaaaaaaatttgacgCTTGACTGACgcttaaaaattttgataatatagattatattagatacaagacattttattttacaatattgtgGTTATGTTATTTTCAGAAACTTTGTGTTTATCAATTAGTCCTAATAGTTCAAGATGTAAACATGACATGAGTATTAAATTTAAGAGGTAATTGGCCGTGAGCATATATTAAAATCTGACATAtacaagtataaaatataaggaCGGAGAGACAAAAATAGATAATGTTtaggtattaattatttttaaaataacatataaaacatatttcacATACCTACGGAAGTTCTATCTAAATATCATTCACACCGGTATTGCAagttattatgttaaataaaacttcttacCTCAGCACATTcgcaatttttatgtaaaagaatGATTTAGTGAATAAGATTAAACCAAGGCGACCTTCGATACGAATCgatagtaaatttttatataagttgtCAAAAGATAAAGcttgtaattaaaatgtttttgaacAAACCACAAAGTTACCAATGTACAGTAATTTTTTCCAGCACACTGGATTAGTGATTAGATATTTAACTCATTAATTGCGATGTGtaggtttattttttgttatattttttttgtaattatacttTGAAATCATCTTAACACGTTATTTTCCGCTTATATTTTACGAAAcctacaaaaataactaaagaaATTTCATGTTTTCCTTCCATTATGTGATATAAGATTGTATGCAAAAAGTTTATTacttcttttataaaattattaagacaAAGCAAGAGCAGAGgctatattttcaaataaatcgcttaaatatatttaataagtatatttttttaaccgacttaaaaaaaaaggaggatgttactcaattcgaccgtatatgtttttttatttatgttcggggataactccgtcgtttatgaactgattttgataattcttattttgttggaaagaagcataacttgcataactttttactgagtgtaccgattttaataatttttagtttaactgaaagcagatgtttatcatatggtcacatttaaatttcattgagatctgattacaacctttggagtaatctttgatagataatacgtatttacttgactattttttcgtctacctacgttgtataacttgtcgatataattgaagtcggttttttttttgtttgcctgcaaacacaattattttattcagaGTCAATGAATgtcaaaaatatgattttattaaagtttcattgttattatgtacatactattaaagtttttaaattgtcTACAAATGAGATTATTAATGTGTAACGTTTTATACAGGTGGTCATTCAACATTCTTCGGCATGCTAAACACCTTCGTTCACATTGTGATGTACTCGTACTATCTACTGGCCGCCTTCGGTCCGAAGGTGCAGAAATACTTGTGGTGGAAGAAATACCTCACCGCCCTACAAATggtaattttattgaataattttattgagcACAGATAGCGGCATAATGGAACATAAAgtacttaattataaaagtacaaaaaaaattataaagtcatAATAACTAGAAAAGCCTTGATAGAGGGAAAACTGAAACACGTCAACACAACACGGACTAGGTTATAATTAATACAATCGAAGGAATTTATAAGGTCGCTCACAATTAAATGATCATCCACAATGCCGTGATTGTCGAAGTAACAGAGACATCTAAGGTCAATACCACAAACAAGGCGTAAAcatttaatacaacgtaaacaACGTAATAGCGAAAAGGAAGTAGTGTTTAGTTGATTCATTCTCGTCCACGCAGAACATTCGAGTAATTCAACTTTACATGGGACAAACTAgttatgtacatacattttcaATGTTTTCTAGCTTATGTATTATACTTTTGTATAATTTTCGTTATTAATTTGCTTAACGGATTTGTATtgattaaaactaattaaaattaaaatttaggttCAATTTGTGTTGGTGTTCATCCACGCTTTCCAACTTCTGTTTATCGACTGCGACTATCCTCGTGCTTTTGTTTGGTGGATTGGAATGCACGCCGTTCTCTTCTACTATCTCTTTTCGGACTTCTACAAACAGGCCTACATCAAGAAAGCGAAGGTAAAATAACATAACtacattgtttttgattttaattttaaagtattaaaacattttatatatatagttatacgATTGATAATACACTTATTTGTGGAAATAATGTTcacgaatataattttaatatttacgtacAATATGGTCACGTATAAACTAATTATTCCTCATTACACGTACGCGGTAGCACACATAATGACCTTAGATCATTATTTTTGATACGtaattttttgtgatataaTCCATAGTTTTttgtacattataaataataaagaaaataatattgaaactaAAAATTATCCATTCATCTTTTTATGATGCCTAATTTATGTtgagtaattgtattttttgcgAGATTTCAAATACGTAATACACCTGAACTTTCCAGCATTTTTTATACGAGtacaactttatattttttacccgTATAAATAGTTACTTATTTCTAGCcaacagtataaaataaatgaacgtTGAAAATATTAGATAAATGCAATATTAGTGTAATTAAATCGCAAATACGATTTAGATAAGTTATTGAAGCATTactatagattattattttaatatccaGTTATTAAACAAGTTGGTCAAGGTGTAGAGAAAAAATCTATTTCTATTTTccttatatttaatgtatttatttttttatcagagTTTAAAGGCGAATGAAAAAGTTGAAGTAGAATCATCCAAGATTGACTATGAATCGAAAGAAAGAAAACTGCCTCTTCTGAACGGCTTCAGCAATGGGTCGACATTGGGCGACGTACGGCAGAGGATGGCGAGCGCAGTCGCCTCTCAGTGAACCTTGACGTTTAGGCCGTGGCACCTTCTAGTGCCATAATTAACCGGGACCGTTGAGACCACTTCCGAAACTGGTATTTAAAACATCGGCACCAGTTTCTAAAAGTAATATGGTCTTATTCTTTCCCTCATCTTGCCTTGGATATAAGTGTCATGGTGTTAAGTGAAACTTTATAGAGAATGATGTACGTGTCGTGAGACGGACAATGTACAAAGTGAATCTCAAGTTAAGCTCAATTAGTTACATATGTGGTATAGCTAAgtagaataataaaatggtGCTGTCACAGGGACCTAGCTGGAACATAGTgctcaaattgaaatttaaaaaccaTTTACAAGATGAAACatcattatagaaaaaaatatttatttttatatggttGATCTTATAAATgccattttatattttcataatgtgtttttttttatatttttacaattttaaaatacttaatgtGTTTATACCGCAAACTCCATAGCTAGATTATGTTGTGTTAcatgttattgttatattaacaaagtaataaaagttgtatatttttttgcgttacctatataaaaaaagcatttgaataataacatttttatatatatttttattataatcgaatcaaaaaaagcaaattaaaatatttgcatttttttagtataaagaaataaataaaattaacttatcaGTATCAGGAAATATGTTTAAGGTTATTTGGAAGGCTAACTTATATCATCTGTgattataatcaaataaatatgtatatcgtacaacaaaaatctaaaatcaatgaacgttatatttttatttttaataaatgatcaAGTGatatagtttgaattatttaagaaaaagtttGATCGTGTATAGCACCtacgtattttaaaaatataaattgtaccTCTAATTGTAGTTATAATCTGTAGTGACTtcattattatgattaaaaattataaaaatcaaagcAGTAGACAAGACCTGCAATGAAACGTATTTagtagataaaaataatgttgtttagTCCCAATGTAGTGTCTATCTTATGTGTCACCGACTAAGTTAAAGTAAATTcagtcaaattaaattaaaaaaatcagtagGTACTCTTTTCAGAAGAACTTTTTCTTCTTAATATCCTAAGCCTCTAAGATATTTGtggataatataaatatatattatatagatacttCAATACAAATCACGCTAGATTTGAATTGAAGTATTTGAATTTAGtcttatgaatataaaataactaaaaaaaccaaaatatataCTCCTATTTTACTGTGATTGCGATATTAAGTTAGAgtattgcaaaataataatgtaacagTATTGAAAACCagaagagaaataaaaaattgacataaaaatgttttgttccTTGTATGATTGTCAAGTTGTTTGGTCTGTTCAAAAAGTCGTTTATGTGGATAACATGCAGTAAAGCTTATCGCGTAATTTAAAGACCAGAAATGAATCAAGCCACAAAACATTTTGGAAACAGACTTATGGCGTAAATAGCAATTTGTACATTCCAGACAccaaaaatttttataaaagtttttttttatatatcgtcactacaatttttaaAGGTGTTAGCGGTATGAAAAGTATCTATTAGTCAGTGCATTAAGGCATCGGTTAGCTATTTGAGAATTGATAATATTGTAATGAATTTTGtgatacttatttaaataaagtttgcCCGTCATATTTTTATCGTTTCATTAACCTTGCCTAGATGTTGCAGGTAGAAAGTTGCGGCACGATTTACCTTggataataaacattaaaaaaaagtttaaatttattcacTCTTAATTTAATGCAAGAACACATTTTTCattgttttcattttctaataattaataaatgactaagaataaaaaattgttcaagtctaataattatattttttagcaaTTAACACCTTGAGAGAATCCGATAACATTAAGTTACatcgttaaaataatttatgcgATATGTTTATGATACCTACAATTTTACagattaactagctgtgccccgcggtttcacaagctttaatttaaggaaaaattaGCCCATAGTCTTCCTCGTCAAATTGGCTATCCAAcacaacaatatattttttaatttcaaccagtagtttctgaaattagtgtgtttaaaatataattttttgtaatatttgtgatGAATAGcttatttatttggataaggattaatatcatgtttataaaaaaaccaTCGCAAATAATgctttattttagaacaaaggttagcataaaaaaggtcaTAGTGATTAGATAGAACTTT
Proteins encoded:
- the LOC123654283 gene encoding elongation of very long chain fatty acids protein encodes the protein MEYINRIVDGYHDLMDNQSDQRVKDWPMMSSPFPTLAICLTYVFIVKVLGPKLMENRKPFELKTVLIWYNLFQVIFSIWLFSESVAGGWFTSYSFRCQPVDYSNNPSALRIAQGCWWYYFSKFTEFFDTIFFVMRKKFDHVSKLHVIHHGIMPMSVWFGVKFTPGGHSTFFGMLNTFVHIVMYSYYLLAAFGPKVQKYLWWKKYLTALQMVQFVLVFIHAFQLLFIDCDYPRAFVWWIGMHAVLFYYLFSDFYKQAYIKKAKSLKANEKVEVESSKIDYESKERKLPLLNGFSNGSTLGDVRQRMASAVASQ